A portion of the Mytilus galloprovincialis chromosome 12, xbMytGall1.hap1.1, whole genome shotgun sequence genome contains these proteins:
- the LOC143053520 gene encoding uncharacterized protein LOC143053520, with translation MAQAASKTCEVCVSAPGSEYCIDCEEYYCENCKLLHNRQKLSRNHQFQKASDLIPEGKSKCSEHKEEFTLFCNTCNVPACTSCVTGNHKGHTFSKFVDVVAKLQVENETKIRAKTNEANQNLKKIEESLKSFDNSVESVIKTITDEGSMIKRMVDKTVAQMITLVKEQSKKEKDKLMKMLSDAKSVLVAGQALDRKRNELDKTRQDESLVQKINNLKEEISKLTINSLPKFPNISFKRKSVAEDDIRQLIGTYNISKCAPVLEEEKPRHGWLYKCTGCG, from the exons ATGGCTCAAGCTGCGTCTAAAACATGCGAGGTTTGCGTGAGTGCCCCTGGATCAGAATATTGCATAGACTGTGAGGAATACTATTGTGAAAATTGCAAGTTGCTACATAATAGGCAGAAGTTATCGAGAAACCACCAGTTTCAAAAAGCGTCCGACCTAATCCCGGAAGGAAAATCCAAATGTAGTGAACACAAAGAAGAATTTACGTTATTTTGTAATACATGCAATGTACCGGCATGTACCAGTTGTGTGACAGGAAATCACAAAGGGCATACATTTTCCAAATTTGTTGATGTAGTCGCGAAATTACAAgtggaaaatgaaacaaaaattcgTGCCAAAACAAACGAggcaaatcaaaatttaaagaagatTGAAGAAAGCTTGAAGTCGTTTGATAATTCTGTTGAATCCGTTATTAAAACCATAACTGACGAAGGCAGTATGATTAAACGTATGGTTGATAAAACCGTAGCACAGATGATTACCTTAGTTAAAGAACAATCCAAGAAGGAGAAAGACAAGCTGATGAAGATGTTGTCTGATGCTAAATCCGTGCTTGTTGCCGGACAGGCCTTAGACAGAAAGAGAAATGAACTAGATAAGACCCGACAAGATGAAAGTTTGGTACAAAAGATCAATAATCTGAAAGAAGAAATTAGCAAACTCACTATCAATTCTCTTCCAAAGTTTCCCAATATATCCTTCAAAAGGAAGTCTGTAGCTGAAGATGACATCAGACAACTGATAGGTACATACAATATAAG CAAATGTGCACCAGTCTTAGAAGAAGAGAAGCCACGCCATGGATGGTTATACAAATGTACTGGTTGTGGGTAA